CAGCGATCTCTTCGACACGAACGGCATGCTCGCGGTCAGTGCCTCACAGCTGGCGCTGGTCCGGATGCCGTACCCGCCTTCCACATGAGCCCCTGACACACCACCACGCGTCTGCGGAGCCTCTCAGCAGCCCTCGTCGTCGAAGGTGATGAGCTGGCGCAGCTCGGTTCCGCTGGCTAGGAGGTCCATCGCGCGATTGATGTCCTCGAGCGCGATGGTCGAGCTGATGAGCCGCTCCACCGGCAGGCGACCCGCCCGCCACATCTCCACATACCTCGGGATGTCGCGGGATGGGACGGCCGAGCCGAGGTAGCTGCCGACGATGGAGCGCCCCTCGGCGACGAGCGCGAGCGGCGAGACCTCAACCAGGTCGTCGGCTCTAGGCAGTCCCACGGTGACTGTCCGGCCGCCCGGGGCAGTCAGATCCAGCGCAGCGGCGAAGACCGAACCCCGCCCGACGGCCTCGATGACTGCGTCTGCCTTCACCCCACGCGCTGCGGCCTCGTCCGGCGTGAACGTCTCGTGGATTCCGAGATCACGCGCCACGGCGAGCTTGCTCCTCAGAGGGTCGACGCCGATGACCCGCACGTCGTCGAGGGCGAGCGCCGTCATGGCTGCAGCGAGACCCACACCGCCGAGACCGACTACCGCGACACTCGAGCCCGGGGCCGGTGTCGCGACGTTGAGCACTGCACCTCCACCCGTCAGCACAGCGCAACCGAGCACGGTGGCAACGGCGGGTGGGACGTCGTCGTCGACAGGGACGAGGGAGCGGTGGTCGACAACAGCGTGCGTGGCGAAGCCGGAGACGCCGAGGTGGTGGGCCACCTCCCCCCTCTCTGAGCGCAATCGGCTACCACCCGCCAGGGGCACGCCTGCTCCGTTGGCCTGGCTACCGGGGCGGCACGGAGCCAGACCGCCACTGGCGCAGCCGACACAGTCCCCACACCGGGGCTGGAAGGTCATGACCACCCGCTGTCCAGGCGTCACCCCGCCGACTTGGGACCCCACGGTAACCACGCGGCCGGCGGCTTCGTGGCCCAGCAACATCGGTACCGGTCGTGGCCGGCTTCCGTCCACGACCGACAGGTCGGAGTGGCAGACACCGGCCGCCTCCACCCGGACGAGCACCTCCGTCGGTCCCGGCCCGTCCAGGTCCAGGTCCAGGTCGGTGACCCTGATCGGGGTGGATCCGGCGAAGGGCGACGGGTCGCCGATGCGGTCGAGTACGGCTCCTCGTATCCTCACCTTGCGCTCACTTCCTGATCGGCGCGCCGTGTGCTCAGCGCGCGGAGAACTGTGCCGTCCGCCGCTCGAGGTTGGCGGCAATCCCCTCAGCGCAGTCCTCGGTCTTCCACAGGGCGATCTGCTCGGCGATCTCGTGCTCGAGGATCTCGGTGACGGCGTCGGCCAGGCCCTCTCGCAGTGTCCTGCGGATAGAGCGGACGGCCAACGGCGCACGCCCTGCGATCGTCTGCGCCAGCTCAACGGCGCCTGCCCGCACGGAGGCGTTGGCGTCGTCACCGTCGGCGACGAGCACGTCGGCCAGGCCAGTGGACCGAGCCTGCTCCCCCGTGACCCGCTCCGCCGTCAGCAGCATGTGGCTCGCGACCTGATCGCCGACGATGCGCGGGAGCGACACACTCAGCCCGAAGCCCTGGTGGAACCCCAACGACGCGAAGTTCGCGTGGAAGCGTGACGAAGGCGCCGCCACCCGGAAGTCTGCGGCACAGGCCAGTCCCAGACCACCGCCGACAGCGGCCCCTTGCACCGCCGCGACCACCGGTACCGGGATGCGGAAGATCTGCGCTGCAGCCGTGTACACCTCACGGGCGTGGCGGGCACGCTCGTCGAGTCCGCCGTCCGCCCCGAAGTTCAGTCCGGCACAGAAGTGCTTTCCCTGGGACGCGAGCACGATCGCCCGAGCTCCGTTCGTGGCCAGCTCGTCGCCGACCTCGGCGATGCGACGCAGGACCTCCAGGTCGAAGTAGTTCGCCGGCGGACTCTGGACCTCGATGAGGCCGATGTGGCCCTCAACGGTGACTCCCACCGGCACGGTGTTGGTGGTTGGTGTGGGACTCATGTGGACGGAAGTCCTTCCTCAGGGTGACGGGCAACGAGTTCTGATAGGGATGGGGAAGCGAGGACCATCCGCCCGACGCGCGCTTGGACGTCGCACGACGGGGCCCACACCTGCAGCATTGAGTGCACACGTCGGGTCACCTGCTGGAGCGGGTACTCCCGCGTCATGCCGATCGCTCCGTGCGCTTGATGGGCTGCCGCCGCCGCACGGGCGGCGTTCTGCTCGACGACGACGGTCATGGCGTCAACCTCGAACTCGCCGGCACCCAGCGCGACGGCGCCGGCGGCGCGCTCCACGCCCAGTGTCGACATCGCGGCGGCCTGGGCCAGACCCACGACGTGCACCTGGACGGACTGGAAGGAACCCACGGGCTTGCCGAACTGGCGGCGCTCAGAGACGTACCGTGCGGTGATGTCGTACAGGCGTTGGGTCAGCCCGGCGAGGACGGCTGATCGCATGACCTCGGCGTGGCGTCGCAGCGGCGCGGCACCGCCGACCAGCTCCCCGACGATGCCGGACGGACTGTCGACCCGCACGCGGGGCCCCGGAATTCCGGCCATGTCCGTCGCAGCGGCAACGGTGTAGTCCTCGCGGCGCACCAGCACCACGACGTCACGGCCCGTCTGGTCGGTCGTCAGCACGACGACCCCGGCCGCCTCACCGGCCCACGGGACGGCCTGGATCTCGCCGGAGAGGACGCCGTCGACCACTTGGGGCACCGGTTCGTGGGTCGAGGCGCCCGCCAAGGTCAGGGGGCCCGCCACCGGTTCCACTCCCGCGCGCCCCAGCAGGGTCACGGCCACGTGGTGCTCGAGCAGTGGGAGTGGCGTGGCCCGGTGGCCGGCGAGCTGGAGCATCGCGACAGCGTCCGCGGAGGTCCCGCCGACGCCACCGTGCTCCTCGGCGATCCCGATCCACGGGATCTCGACCGCCTCGGCCCGTTCCCACAGCTCCCGCGGGAGGGCACCAGCGCGCTCGGCCGCATCGACGACCTCCGGCGTGACCTCACGGGCGAAGAAGTCGGTCAGGAGCTCGACGATCTCCGGGTCGGGGGCGACCAGGCTCCGCTCGTCAGTGGCGCTCATCGTGTCCTCAATCCCTTCGAGATGACCGATCGCAGGATTTCGTTCGTACCTCCGCGGATGGACCACGAGGGAGCCACCTGTACTGCTGTCGCCAGCAGACGCTCCTCGGGGTCGTCGGAGTCCTGCCGCGGCGGGCGTCCCAGGTGACGGGTGACGATCTCCACGCACTCCTGCTCGAACCGCGTCGCCATCTCCTTGACGAGGGCGGCTTCGATGACGGGCGACTTGCCGTCGTCGACCATCCTCGCCACGGCCAGGCTCATCCCCCGGAAGGCCCAGCACCGGGCCGCGATGGAGCCCAGATCGGAGGCGACGGACTCGCGCGCCCCCGTGGACTCACGGGCAGCCCACCGCTCGAGGACGGGCATCGCGCTCATCCAGCGGTCGACCCCGCCGCGCTCGAGCGCGAGCTCACCGGTGTTCTGCGACCAGCCGGCACCTACCAAACCCAAGCGCCATGTGTCATCGATGAAGACGTCCACGAAGGACAGCTCGCAGAAGTCCTTGGACCCGTCGATGAACTCGATCGGCGACACCGTCAAGCCGGGGGCGTGGCGATCGACGATGAATTGCGTGAGGCCGTTGTGGCGGTCCTCCGACGTGCGAAAAAGCGAGAGGATGTGGGTGGCCGTGTAGGCACCCGTGGTCCAGATCTTCGCGCCGTTGACGAGCCACCCACCGTCGACCTTCTCGGCGCGCGTGCGCACCGAGGCGAGGTCGGACCCCGAGTCCGGCTCACTCATCCCGATCGAGAACGACAACTCGCCGCGGGCGATACCGGGCAGGATCTGCTGCTTCTGGAAATCCGTGCCGTTGGCCGCGATGCTGGGCCCGGACTGGCGGTCGGCGATCCAGTGGTAGCCGACCGGAGCGCCCTTCGCCAGCAGCGCCTCGACCACCACGAGCCGATCCACGGCCGTCCGCCCATGACCTCCGTACTCCGTGGGCAGGGACATGCCCAACCAACCCCGGCCGCCCAGATCGCGGGAGAACTCCGGGTCGACGGCTCCGGCCATGCCCAGCCCGAGAGGGTAAGAGCCCTCCGGCAGTCGCTGGTCCAACCAGGAGCGCACCTCGTCCTGCAGGTCGCGCTCAATGCGGGTGAGTTCCGTCGCCTCGAGTCTCATGCCAAACCTCCTGCTGCTTCGACGGGCTCCGCGCTGCCGACGCCGACAGGCGTGCGGTCCTGCGCGGTCGGCAGGAACTCTGCGAGCACCTCGGCGGTGTGCTCTCCGATCAGAGGCGCTGCTCGACGCAAACCCCCGGGAGTGCGCGAGAAGTTCGCCATCTGGGGAACGACCCGGTACTGGCCCGCTGCCGGGTGCGTGACCAGCTCCAGGTCATCCACGAGGTCCTGAAGGGTCGCCACCCGAGTGGCCGGGATACCTTCGACCCGACAGAACTCGAGCCACTCCTCGGTCGTACGCGTAGGCCCGACCGCGCGAACATCCCGGTACAGGGAGTCGGAGTTGACGAGGGTCGCGCGCTGGTCGACGTAGCGCGGATCATCGTCCGCACCCTCCACACCGGCGGCCGAGAACAACCGCACGTAATGCCGTGGAAGGTAGGGGAAGAGGTGGACGAGACCGTCCTTGGTCGGGTGAGGGCGACGTTCGGGCGACAGCACCCGCGGGTAGCCCGGTGCCGGTCGACCAGGGGCCGCCACCGGCGGCTCCGAGATCGCGCCGCTGCCGTGCTCCGTGAGCATGAAGGCAGATGTCGCCTGCTGCATGGGGACCTCGACGTGCTGGCCGCTGCCCGTGCGCTCTCGGTGGAAGAGTGCGGCAGAGATCGCCTGCGCCATCACCAGGCCACACACCTTGTCGGCGAAGATCGTCGGCAGCAGGGACGGCTC
The DNA window shown above is from Janibacter sp. A1S7 and carries:
- a CDS encoding alcohol dehydrogenase catalytic domain-containing protein, encoding MRIRGAVLDRIGDPSPFAGSTPIRVTDLDLDLDGPGPTEVLVRVEAAGVCHSDLSVVDGSRPRPVPMLLGHEAAGRVVTVGSQVGGVTPGQRVVMTFQPRCGDCVGCASGGLAPCRPGSQANGAGVPLAGGSRLRSERGEVAHHLGVSGFATHAVVDHRSLVPVDDDVPPAVATVLGCAVLTGGGAVLNVATPAPGSSVAVVGLGGVGLAAAMTALALDDVRVIGVDPLRSKLAVARDLGIHETFTPDEAAARGVKADAVIEAVGRGSVFAAALDLTAPGGRTVTVGLPRADDLVEVSPLALVAEGRSIVGSYLGSAVPSRDIPRYVEMWRAGRLPVERLISSTIALEDINRAMDLLASGTELRQLITFDDEGC
- a CDS encoding enoyl-CoA hydratase/isomerase family protein, which translates into the protein MSPTPTTNTVPVGVTVEGHIGLIEVQSPPANYFDLEVLRRIAEVGDELATNGARAIVLASQGKHFCAGLNFGADGGLDERARHAREVYTAAAQIFRIPVPVVAAVQGAAVGGGLGLACAADFRVAAPSSRFHANFASLGFHQGFGLSVSLPRIVGDQVASHMLLTAERVTGEQARSTGLADVLVADGDDANASVRAGAVELAQTIAGRAPLAVRSIRRTLREGLADAVTEILEHEIAEQIALWKTEDCAEGIAANLERRTAQFSAR
- a CDS encoding acyl-CoA dehydrogenase family protein — encoded protein: MSATDERSLVAPDPEIVELLTDFFAREVTPEVVDAAERAGALPRELWERAEAVEIPWIGIAEEHGGVGGTSADAVAMLQLAGHRATPLPLLEHHVAVTLLGRAGVEPVAGPLTLAGASTHEPVPQVVDGVLSGEIQAVPWAGEAAGVVVLTTDQTGRDVVVLVRREDYTVAAATDMAGIPGPRVRVDSPSGIVGELVGGAAPLRRHAEVMRSAVLAGLTQRLYDITARYVSERRQFGKPVGSFQSVQVHVVGLAQAAAMSTLGVERAAGAVALGAGEFEVDAMTVVVEQNAARAAAAAHQAHGAIGMTREYPLQQVTRRVHSMLQVWAPSCDVQARVGRMVLASPSLSELVARHPEEGLPST
- a CDS encoding acyl-CoA dehydrogenase family protein — protein: MRLEATELTRIERDLQDEVRSWLDQRLPEGSYPLGLGMAGAVDPEFSRDLGGRGWLGMSLPTEYGGHGRTAVDRLVVVEALLAKGAPVGYHWIADRQSGPSIAANGTDFQKQQILPGIARGELSFSIGMSEPDSGSDLASVRTRAEKVDGGWLVNGAKIWTTGAYTATHILSLFRTSEDRHNGLTQFIVDRHAPGLTVSPIEFIDGSKDFCELSFVDVFIDDTWRLGLVGAGWSQNTGELALERGGVDRWMSAMPVLERWAARESTGARESVASDLGSIAARCWAFRGMSLAVARMVDDGKSPVIEAALVKEMATRFEQECVEIVTRHLGRPPRQDSDDPEERLLATAVQVAPSWSIRGGTNEILRSVISKGLRTR
- a CDS encoding CaiB/BaiF CoA transferase family protein, which gives rise to MNSEAETPSGPLSGVRVLDLTRVVMGPLATQVLADQGADVILVEAPGGDTNRVMGPGPHAQLSGIALNLLRNKRSIDVDLKSEEGREIIRALVPECDVVVATMRPQVLRRLGLDYDSLKELRPDLVYCQAQGFPLASDRSEEPAYDDIIQAASGVADMVERVTGEPSLLPTIFADKVCGLVMAQAISAALFHRERTGSGQHVEVPMQQATSAFMLTEHGSGAISEPPVAAPGRPAPGYPRVLSPERRPHPTKDGLVHLFPYLPRHYVRLFSAAGVEGADDDPRYVDQRATLVNSDSLYRDVRAVGPTRTTEEWLEFCRVEGIPATRVATLQDLVDDLELVTHPAAGQYRVVPQMANFSRTPGGLRRAAPLIGEHTAEVLAEFLPTAQDRTPVGVGSAEPVEAAGGLA